The Setaria viridis chromosome 6, Setaria_viridis_v4.0, whole genome shotgun sequence genome includes the window AATTACATTAGGGGTACAATACCAAGCACACTTGGAAACCTCACAAAGCTGTCAATGCTGGGCCTTTCACAAAATTACTTGGCTGGCCCAATTCCTAGAGAAATATTCAGCATCTCCACACTTTCCCTTGGTTTGTATCTGTCTAACAATAACTTGGAGGGATCATTGCCACAAGAAATTGGGAACCTAAAAAATCTCATATCATTTGATGCAGAGTCTAACAGCTTATCAGGGGAAATCCCTACCACCATAGGTGATTGTGAACTTCTCTTGAATCTTTTTCTCCAAAACAACACCTTAAATGGCAGTATCCCATTAGCCTTGAGCCAAATGAGTGGTCTAGAAATTATTGACCTCTCCAGCAACAATTTATCAGGCCAGCTACCCAAGTCCTTAGGGAATCTTACCATGCTCCACTATCTCAACCTCTCATTCAATAACCTATCTGGAGAAGTGCCTGATTTTGGCCTTTTTACAAACTTTACTGCAATCTCAATCCAAGGCAATGACAAACTTTGTGGTGGCGTTCCTGGTCTGCATTTGCCAGCATGCCCTGTACAATTATCAAAGAAAAAACATAAATTCCTAGTGATTCCTATCGTTATTTCTCTTGTGACAACACTAGTCGTACTAGTCTTGCTCTGCATGCTTCTTATTTGGCGCaagaaaatcaaaacaaatatcCTATCAACACATTCCATGCAAGGCCACCCATTGATCTCTTATTCACAACTGctaagagcaacaaatagtttCTCAGAAACAAATTTATTGGGCTCAGGATCATTTGGATCTGTATACAAGGGAGAATTGAATGCTCAAGAAGGTGGAAGCACAAATCTTGTTGCTGTGAAGGTATTGAAACTTCAAACTCCCAAGGCACTCAAGAGTTTCACTGCTGAATGTGAAGCACTACGGAATATGCGGCACCGAAATCTTGTCAAGATACATACAATTTGTTCAAGCATTGATACCATGGGAAATGATTTCAGAGCAATTGTGTATGACTTCATGCCTAATGGTAGTTTAGAAAGTTGGCTACATCCAGACATAAATTGTCTGGCAGAGCAAAGATACTTGAATCTCTTGGAAAGAGTGACCATACTCCTTGATGTGGCTTATGCATTAGATCACCTTCATTGCCATGGACCTGAACCTGTTGTGCATTGTGATATCAAGTCAAGTAATGTGCTTTTGGATGCTGATATGGTAGCCCATGTTGGGGACTTTGGACTCGCTAAGGTTCTTGTTCAGGGCAGCTCATTGTTGCAACAGTCAGCAAGCTCAATGGGATTTAGAGGGACAATTGGATATGCTGCTCCAGGTTAGCCCAAGATACTTATGTCTCCCTTTTGTTTTATTCGATTTGATTCATTGCTGCTGCCTAGACGTTTATGGAATAAAGCATCCTACTGGAAAAATTTAGGGAAAAAACTAGTTCTGTGTGAAACACCCTTAGGTTTTTGCCTGTAACATTACTACTTTATATTGAATTTAGATTGTGTGCGTTGCAAAGTCTTATATTTTCAAATATCCAATGCAACAGAGTATGGTGCTGGAAACATGGTATCAACACATGGAGACATTTACAGTTATGGAATTTTGGTCCTGGAAACAATAACTGGAAATAGGCCCACTGACAGCAGATATAGACAAGGATTGGACCTCCGTGAACACGTTGATCTATCCCTCCATGATAGAACTATGGACGCTGTTGACACGCGCTTGTTAGTAGACCTTGAAAATGAGCTTCATACCATCGGTGATTCTTCGTACAATAGGAAGATTGATTGCATTGTTTCCCTTTTGAGTCTTGGAGTATCCTGCACCCAGGAATTGCCGTCACAAAGAATGCCAACAGAATCTATCATCAAAGAGCTACTGGCCATCAAAGATTCACTCCTGAGAGAACAGAGAACATGACAGGAGGACGATATGCCAATGCAGCGACAGTCCTCTTTTCCTTCTCAAGTGTCTGAAGCTTATTCCTGCGGTTGCATTTTCCACAAGGTAGAACGTGGAGCGGTTTCTATTTGTATCTTCTCCAAAGTTACCACATCTGAGTGCGTAAGACTGGAGCCCTGGATTATATATACGGTGAATAGCTTGATGTTACATGGTTGTGTAGATGTAATTGCTAAAAATGTGCCAGTACATTGCCTGTCCTGCTGTGCGATAATGTAGTCGTATCTGTTTTCAACACTTATCCTGATGTCATGGGGGGAAAAAATCTGATATTTAGTGAAATCGCTGATATATTGATGTGTTCGCCCGCTGAGTTAAACAAATTCAGTTTTTCTACAGTTGAAATTACCGGCTGCCACTGGGTTCTCTTCGGCCCCTGGAGGTGGTGCTCCTCTGCAGGGCGGGGCCCAGGCGGCGGTACTGGCGGCGATGGTGGAAGCAGAATCCAGTTTTCAGttaccaaaaaaaaatactcatgTTAAATCCTTCATCCAGGGAAAGACAATTTGAATGTTTGTTCCACCATGGTTGATCCGCAGCGGGCATAAGCTATACCTGAAGGTTAGCGGGTGATGACAATTTGCACATTTGCACATTTCAGCTATGCTAAGGTTCTGAAAAGTAATATAACCTGCTGATTCATTGTTATTGGGTAGTCCAGGCAGGCAGGACTGTAGCCACTTGTGATGGGGGGCTACAAAAAGCTTTAAGAGCGCCATTCCTATGTTGAGAAAATTCTATTCTCATACAAGGCGCAGGTAACCGCAACCAATTCTACAGAATGCTACTTACTGAGGTGACCCCTGATAACAATCCAAAGACTCTCGTCTGACCCACCCAACAAGAAAGTTAGCCATAGGGCAACGTTAAATCTCCATGGTTTCCACTGTAACAAAGACGATGTCCATGGCACAGTGAAACAGTCAAAACAGAGACAGTAGTACAACGTTGACGTTTAAACCATACAGGTAAAAAAGATACTTTAAACTAAAAGAAAATTAGAGGAGCATAATTTTAAGCAAGTCCCCCATAAACTGGATTGTAGGAATGATAGAACACAAATCACACCATCCATGTCCACTTAAGTTTTGACCAATTCATGATTTGTACTTTCTTTACTCCGTCACCTCTACTCCTTTTAGTAAAATAAATAGTACTAATAAACAACTATGCTAGAGAAATACTGGAACCCCATTTCATGGATAAAAAATCCCCCCTTCTTTTGTTCTAATAATAGTATGATCTTGGAACCACAATTCCTTTTAACATCCCTTAGAACCACCAATTTTTAATATTAATACATTTATAAATAGTTTTCTGAAAACATTATTATTAAAATACTTTTCAGACAAACGAAAACATTCAGTACGAGTTAGATTATCAATCAAATTTGGTTTAGTCTACCCACACACGTTTGGAATCTACACTTTTAGGAGGAGAGCAAGTTTTGCTCACTGAAATGTGGGCACACCTGTCAGTAACCTCTCTCCTATTCCGCTTTCTCGACCTGGATTGGGGTCGTCTCGGCACGAGGCCCGGGGACtgcagccgccgcggcggtggcgatgaAGACGCGACGGCGCCACGCCGCGGTTCCGgcgtccgcccgccgccgcaaaCTTTgctggccgcggcggctgcgcgaGCGAGATGTGCTCGTGGATGGCGCCGTCCGCCGCCTAGAAGCGTATGATGGGGGAGCATCCGGGTAGGAGGCCACGCGCCGCTGGATCTCGTGGTTCTTAGCGAAGATGGTGGCATCGGTGGTGAGCTCCCAGACTGCAAGACACTGCCTTACTTCATTTCATTTTGCTGATTGTCCAATTGCCTATTTGTACGAATCCATTTAGTGCTCTGAAGGTCACTGTTCAGTGTTCACTGCATCAAAATGATTCTTTTGCGCCTCTACATTTTGGATGCCAGCAGTAGGTTTTTTGATTAACTTACCGCGATATTTCAAAGTAAGCTTAGTGCCGACCAATGAGTACAAGGCCAAAGTAAGGTTTGTAGGATTTTAGTGCTGAAATTCGCGGTACAGAAGCGTGACATCTTCAGCAAGTGGCTGGCTGTGTCTGCCACATGCCAATTTGCCATATAATAAGCACTTGAGCCTAGGTAGAAGACAACGATGGTTCTTGGATGCACCCATGGCAATGGGACTACTGAACCTTTAGTCGCCAAAGACTGGACTGGTGGCTAGTCGACCAGAGGCCAACGAATTCCTGGTTTCAGATGGTTTCCAATGTCATCAGCAAGCATCCGTATGGGTAGAGGAACAGGTCAAAAGAGGGAACGGTTTCACACTCAACTTGCAACATCAGCAGTGAAGGTGCAGGAACCGTGTGTTCATAAGTAGCCCATGTGAATGTATGACACTGCCCCTCCAATCCATCGAACCATGGCTTCCAACTTACAAAATGTTTTCTTCTTATGAATGGGAACTCAGAACAACACCTTACCATGCAGTTAGCTTTGTTGATAACCATGCAGTTAGCAATG containing:
- the LOC117860660 gene encoding receptor kinase-like protein Xa21 isoform X1, which codes for MARATQLIYLLLCFCSYALLSQGNNSSTDEHALLSFKFMLSSGQSSLLASWNMSSHYCSWPGVVCSSRHPDRVVALNLGSFNLSGHISPFLGNLSFLRKLVLCENQLIGQIPLELGHLGRLQVLNMSQNHLEGSIPKTLGGCRKLKKLDLHDNQLQGEIPYEIGTLGNLVSLNFGRNGLTGEIPRSLSGLISIKQLSLYTNRLFGEIPHFGGNFTNLQLLELHENMLSGAIPSSLGMLPSLSGLSLGFNSLSGLIPTSLWNISSLIRFSVHHNMLSGTIPRNAFNNVPHLRVLFMDNNQLYGPIPVSISNSSDMMMLQVMNNSFSGILPPALGRLRSLSFLQLSFNYFQAKEPKDWDFLTALTNCSELQVLDLSLNSFGGVLPDSLSNLSASLEHLFLLDNEISGNIPKDIGNLISLQTLALGGNFFSGVLPSSLCSLKNLVRLYLVDNDITGTIPLAIGNLSELADLELSSNYIRGTIPSTLGNLTKLSMLGLSQNYLAGPIPREIFSISTLSLGLYLSNNNLEGSLPQEIGNLKNLISFDAESNSLSGEIPTTIGDCELLLNLFLQNNTLNGSIPLALSQMSGLEIIDLSSNNLSGQLPKSLGNLTMLHYLNLSFNNLSGEVPDFGLFTNFTAISIQGNDKLCGGVPGLHLPACPVQLSKKKHKFLVIPIVISLVTTLVVLVLLCMLLIWRKKIKTNILSTHSMQGHPLISYSQLLRATNSFSETNLLGSGSFGSVYKGELNAQEGGSTNLVAVKVLKLQTPKALKSFTAECEALRNMRHRNLVKIHTICSSIDTMGNDFRAIVYDFMPNGSLESWLHPDINCLAEQRYLNLLERVTILLDVAYALDHLHCHGPEPVVHCDIKSSNVLLDADMVAHVGDFGLAKVLVQGSSLLQQSASSMGFRGTIGYAAPEYGAGNMVSTHGDIYSYGILVLETITGNRPTDSRYRQGLDLREHVDLSLHDRTMDAVDTRLLVDLENELHTIGDSSYNRKIDCIVSLLSLGVSCTQELPSQRMPTESIIKELLAIKDSLLREQRT
- the LOC117860660 gene encoding receptor kinase-like protein Xa21 isoform X2 translates to MARATQLIYLLLCFCSYALLSQGNNSSTDEHALLSFKFMLSSGQSSLLASWNMSSHYCSWPGVVCSSRHPDRVVALNLGSFNLSGHISPFLGNLSFLRKLVLCENQLIGQIPLELGHLGRLQVLNMSQNHLEGSIPKTLGGCRKLKKLDLHDNQLQGSFGSVYKGELNAQEGGSTNLVAVKVLKLQTPKALKSFTAECEALRNMRHRNLVKIHTICSSIDTMGNDFRAIVYDFMPNGSLESWLHPDINCLAEQRYLNLLERVTILLDVAYALDHLHCHGPEPVVHCDIKSSNVLLDADMVAHVGDFGLAKVLVQGSSLLQQSASSMGFRGTIGYAAPEYGAGNMVSTHGDIYSYGILVLETITGNRPTDSRYRQGLDLREHVDLSLHDRTMDAVDTRLLVDLENELHTIGDSSYNRKIDCIVSLLSLGVSCTQELPSQRMPTESIIKELLAIKDSLLREQRT